One window from the genome of Eucalyptus grandis isolate ANBG69807.140 chromosome 7, ASM1654582v1, whole genome shotgun sequence encodes:
- the LOC104431401 gene encoding UPF0496 protein At4g34320-like: protein MANSNTRRNPPMDGAACESDPDPRTFNANLQARTNQVLSTLASGVDVQTLSLDSLKEISECLLEMNQEVVKVILDSKKDIWRNEELLKLVQDYFNDSLPTLDFCASLENCLKHTIYKLQKFMLKKLWIKKKKIEKKLKSIQMWRKISSMIPVVTFAAILIYSVTTAMVASPPVVVALSAATAMDVIGKWIDSLWKHCEEALKRWEEVITSMQASIFVALKDLDKMRITIDPLEVQMKSLLQKADFPIEAGAEAVKLGIADIKKKLRDFMKDVKGLGKDVDMCSRNLQRSRLVVLQRIIKPPTNCNGAPM from the exons ATGGCAAACTCCAACACCAGAAGAAACCCTCCCATGGATGGAGCAGCGTGTGAGTCCGACCCTGATCCGCGAACCTTCAACGCAAACCTCCAAGCGAGGACAAACCAAGTCCTCAGCACTCTTGCTTCCGGGGTTGATGTCCAAACTCTTTCACTGGATTCTCTGAAAGAGATAAGCGAGTGCCTATTGGAGATGAACCAGGAAGTGGTCAAAGTCATCTTGGATAGCAAGAAAGATATCTGGAGAAATGAAGAGCTGCTCAAGCTTGTACAAGATTACTTCAATGACAGCTTGCCCACCCTTGATTTCTGTGCTTCCCTCGAGAATTGCTTGAAGCAT ACAATTTACAAGCTACAGAAGTTCATGCTCAAGAAGTTGtggatcaagaagaagaagattgagaaGAAGCTTAAGAGCATACAGATGTGGAGGAAAATCTCAAGCATGATACCGGTTGTAACTTTCGCAGCCATTCTAATCTATTCTGTCACAACTGCTATGGTGGCTTCTCCGCCAGTTGTTGTTGCCCTATCGGCTGCAACCGCCATGGATGTGATTGGCAAGTGGATAGACTCCCTTTGGAAGCATTGTGAAGAAGCACTGAAGAGATGGGAGGAGGTGATCACCTCGATGCAA GCCAGTATCTTTGTTGCTCTCAAGGACCTGGATAAAATGAGAATTACGATTGACCCTTTGGAGGTACAGATGAAGAGCCTCTTGCAGAAAGCTGATTTTCCAATTGAGGCGGGAGCAGAGGCAGTAAAGCTCGGAATAGCAGACATTAAGAAGAAGCTGAGAGACTTCATGAAGGACGTCAAAGGACTGGGAAAGGATGTCGATATGTGCAGCCGCAATCTCCAGAGATCAAGGCTAGTGGTGCTTCAGAGGATTATAAAGCCTCCCACCAATTGCAATGGTGCCCCAATGTAG